One genomic segment of Odocoileus virginianus isolate 20LAN1187 ecotype Illinois chromosome 33, Ovbor_1.2, whole genome shotgun sequence includes these proteins:
- the MOSPD3 gene encoding motile sperm domain-containing protein 3 isoform X1: MRRGAPQDQELVGPGAPGRGSRGAPPPSGSVVPVLVFPPDLVFRADQRSGPRQLLTLYNPTGAVLRFRVLCTAPAKYTVFDAEGYVKPQSCIDIVIRHVAPNPRHYNVQDRFRIELSEEGTEGRVVGRKDITSVLRAPAYPLELQGQSDPTPHPEPHSWTAPSAAQPFPERVEAGAPDGPCSPDPHPQLATSSFLLFLLMGTISVAFLLLPLQDELGSQLPQMFHVSLGQKLVAAYVLGLLTMVFLRT, translated from the exons ATGCGCCGTGGGGCGCCCCAGGACCAGGAGCTGGTGGGTCCGGGGGCTCCTGGGCGGGGGTCCCGGGGCGCCCCTCCTCCCTCGGGATCTGTTGTCCCGGTCCTGGTCTTTCCCCCGGATCTAGTATTCAGGGCGGACCAACGGAGCGGACCCCGGCAGCTACTGACCCTCTATAACCCCACGGGAGCAGTGCTTCGCTTCCGAG TGCTGTGCACAGCCCCTGCCAAATACACAGTGTTTGACGCGGAAGGATATGTGAAGCCTCAGTCCTGCATTGACAT TGTGATTCGCCACGTGGCCCCCAATCCCAGGCACTATAATGTCCAGGATCGCTTCCGCATTGAGCTCTCTGAGGAGGGAACAGAGGGCCGAGTGGTGGGGCGCAAGGACATCACCTCGGTTCTAAGGGCCCCAGCGTACCCCCTTGAGCTTCAGGGACAGTCTGACCCAACGCCCCACCCAGAGCCTCATTCCTGGACAGCACCATCCGCGGCCCAGCCCTTCCCAGAGA GAGTGGAGGCTGGAGCTCCTGACGGGCCTTGTTCCCCAGACCCTCACCCGCAACTGGCCACcagctccttcctcctcttcttgctGATGGGCACAATCTCTGTGGCCTTCCTGCTGCTCCCGCTCCAGGATGAACTTGGCAGCCAGCTGCCCCAAATGTTTCACGTCTCCCTGGGACAAAAGTTGGTGGCAGCCTACGTCTTAG GGCTCCTCACCATGGTGTTCCTCCGGACCTGA
- the MOSPD3 gene encoding motile sperm domain-containing protein 3 isoform X2, which translates to MRRGAPQDQELVGPGAPGRGSRGAPPPSGSVVPVLVFPPDLVFRADQRSGPRQLLTLYNPTGAVLRFRVLCTAPAKYTVFDAEGYVKPQSCIDIVIRHVAPNPRHYNVQDRFRIELSEEGTEGRVVGRKDITSVLRAPAYPLELQGQSDPTPHPEPHSWTAPSAAQPFPENPHPQLATSSFLLFLLMGTISVAFLLLPLQDELGSQLPQMFHVSLGQKLVAAYVLGLLTMVFLRT; encoded by the exons ATGCGCCGTGGGGCGCCCCAGGACCAGGAGCTGGTGGGTCCGGGGGCTCCTGGGCGGGGGTCCCGGGGCGCCCCTCCTCCCTCGGGATCTGTTGTCCCGGTCCTGGTCTTTCCCCCGGATCTAGTATTCAGGGCGGACCAACGGAGCGGACCCCGGCAGCTACTGACCCTCTATAACCCCACGGGAGCAGTGCTTCGCTTCCGAG TGCTGTGCACAGCCCCTGCCAAATACACAGTGTTTGACGCGGAAGGATATGTGAAGCCTCAGTCCTGCATTGACAT TGTGATTCGCCACGTGGCCCCCAATCCCAGGCACTATAATGTCCAGGATCGCTTCCGCATTGAGCTCTCTGAGGAGGGAACAGAGGGCCGAGTGGTGGGGCGCAAGGACATCACCTCGGTTCTAAGGGCCCCAGCGTACCCCCTTGAGCTTCAGGGACAGTCTGACCCAACGCCCCACCCAGAGCCTCATTCCTGGACAGCACCATCCGCGGCCCAGCCCTTCCCAGAGA ACCCTCACCCGCAACTGGCCACcagctccttcctcctcttcttgctGATGGGCACAATCTCTGTGGCCTTCCTGCTGCTCCCGCTCCAGGATGAACTTGGCAGCCAGCTGCCCCAAATGTTTCACGTCTCCCTGGGACAAAAGTTGGTGGCAGCCTACGTCTTAG GGCTCCTCACCATGGTGTTCCTCCGGACCTGA
- the PCOLCE gene encoding procollagen C-endopeptidase enhancer 1, whose translation MLPAATASLLGPLLTAWALLLPFTYGQTPNYTRPVFLCGGDVTGESGYVASEGFPNLYPPNKECIWTITVPKSQTVSLSFRVFDLEQHPSCRYDALEIFAGSGTSGQQLGRFCGTFRPAPLVASGNQVTLRMRSDEGTGGRGFLLWYSGRATSGTEHQFCGGRLEKAQGTLTTPNWPESDYPPGISCSWHIIAPPDQVISLTFGKFDLEPDSYCRYDSVSVFNGPVSDDAKRLGKFCGDTVPGSITSEGNELLVQFVSDLSVTADGFSATYRTQPRGATEGGPGEVGPGPKPGAGPKVKPEVPPEEKPRAAPKAEATPVGPDAPSVTCPKQCRRTGTLQSHFCNSDLVVTGMIKSMVRGPGEGLTATVNITGVYKTGGLDLPSPPTDTLLKFYVPCKQCPPMKKGISYLLMGQVDKNRGPILPPESFVVLHRPTQHQILINLGRKCPSKPV comes from the exons aTGCTGCCTGCCGCCACAGCCTCCCTCTTGGGGCCCCTCCTCACTGCCTGGGCTCTGCTGCTGCCTTTCACCTATGGCCAGACCCCCAACTACACCAG ACCCGTGTTCCTGTGCGGAGGGGATGTGACTGGGGAGTCGGGTTACGTGGCAAGTGAGGGTTTCCCCAACCTCTACCCTCCCAATAAGGAGTGCATCTGGACAATAACG GTCCCTAAGAGCCAGACTGTGTCCCTCTCCTTCCGAGTCTTTGACCTGGAGCAGCACCCCAGCTGCCGGTACGATGCTCTGGAGATCTTTGCCGGGTCTGGAACCTCAGGCCAGCAGCTCGGACGCTTCTGCGGGACCTTCCGGCCCGCGCCCTTAGTCGCCTCCGGCAACCAGGTGACCCTGAGGATGAGATCGGACGAGGGCACGGGAGGACGAGGCTTCCTGCTCTGGTACAGCGGGCGGGCCACCTCCGGCACTG AGCACCAATTTTGCGGGGGGCGGCTGGAGAAGGCCCAGGGAACCCTGACCACGCCCAACTGGCCCGAGTCCGATTACCCCCCTGGCATCAGCTGTTCCTGGCACATCATCGCGCCCCCGGACCAG GTGATCTCACTGACCTTCGGCAAGTTTGACCTGGAGCCCGACTCCTACTGCCGCTACGACTCGGTCAGCGTGTTCAACGGACCCGTGAGCGACGACGCCAAGCGGCTGGGGAAGTTCTGTGGCGACACAGTCCCGGG TTCCATCACCTCCGAAGGGAACGAGCTCCTCGTCCAGTTCGTCTCGGACCTCAGCGTCACGGCCGACGGCTTCTCGGCCACCTACAGGACCCAGCCTCGGGGCGCCACCGAAGGAGGCCCAGGGGAGGTCGGCCCGGGCCCCAAGCCCGGAGCCGGGCCCAAAGTCAAGCCCGAAGTCCCACCTGAAGAGAAACCCAGAGCCGCGCCGAAGGCAGAAGCAACTCCGGTGGGCCCGG ATGCACCCAGTGTCACCTGCCCAAAGCAGTGCCGGAGGACAGGCACCTTGCAGAGCCACTTCTGTAACAGCGACCTGG TGGTGACAGGAATGATTAAGTCCATGGTGCGGGGCCCAGGGGAGGGCCTCACAGCAACTGTCAATATCACTGGTGTTTACAAAACCGGAGGCCTGGACCTGCCCTCTCCACCCACTGACACCCTCCTGAAGTTTTATGTGCCATGCAAGCAGTGCCCCCCCATGAAGAAAG GAATCAGTTACTTGCTGATGGGCCAGGTGGACAAGAACAGAGGTCCCATCCTTCCTCCAGAGAGCTTTGTGGTTCTCCACCGGCCTACCCAGCACCAGATCCTCATCAACCTCGGCAGGAAGTGCCCCTCCAAGCCTGTTTAG